The proteins below come from a single Tachypleus tridentatus isolate NWPU-2018 chromosome 13, ASM421037v1, whole genome shotgun sequence genomic window:
- the LOC143239466 gene encoding betaine--homocysteine S-methyltransferase 1-like, whose protein sequence is MLGHEINNEACKLAREVAEEGDCFVAGGFSRHPNYQPGTNKEKVQEVFRKQVDVFVENGVDFLICEYFQHVEEIMWAIKVCKESKLPLAANMCIGLEGDVNHISYGECAVKMVKAAMEPRTCSRWDIHRFAKEANNLGVSYFGGCCGFEPYHIRAIAEELAEERRKIPNASEKHVMWCGGLRMHTKPWVRARACRSYWEKINPSSGRPYSASYSKPDN, encoded by the exons ATGCTG GGGCATGAAATAAACAATGAAGCGTGTAAACTAGCTCGAGAGGTAGCAGAAGAAGGTGACTGTTTTGTTGCTGGTGGATTTTCACGACATCCAAATTACCAACCAGGTACAAACAAAGAGAAAGTGCAAGAAGTCTTCAGAAAACAGGTCGACGTCTTCGTCGAAAACGGGGTGGATTTTCTAATTTGTGAG tattttcaaCATGTTGAAGAGATAATGTGGGCTATTAAAGTCTGCAAAGAGTCAAAGTTACCTTTGGCAGCCAACATGTGTATTGGTCTCGAGGGTGACGTAAACCACATATCATATGGAGAGTGTGCAGTAAAGATGGTTAAAGCAG CAATGGAACCTAGGACTTGTTCAAGATGGGACATACACCGTTTTGCTAAAGAAGCCAATAATCTTGGAGTCAGTTACTTTGGTGGATGTTGTGGTTTTGAACCATATCACATCCGTGCTATTGCAGAAGAGCTTGCAgaagaaaggagaaaaataccCAATGCATCGGAAAAACACGTCATGTGGTGTGGTGGGCTGCGGATGCATACCAAACCTTGGGTTAGAGCaag AGCTTGTCGTAGTTACTGGGAGAAGATCAACCCTTCTTCTGGACGTCCGTATTCCGCTTCTTATTCAAAACCCGACAATTAA
- the LOC143236111 gene encoding betaine--homocysteine S-methyltransferase 1-like — translation MTVFLKLLTNMIALEPRICSRWDIHRFAREAYDLGVRYIGGCCGFEPYHFRVLAEELAKERGKKPKASEKHEMWGGGLRMHTKPWVRARACRSHWEKINPSSGRSYSASLSKPHN, via the exons ATGACTGTTTTCTTAAAACTTCTTACGAACATG ATAGCATTGGAACCTAGGATTTGTTCAAGATGGGACATACACCGTTTTGCTAGGGAAGCCTATGATCTTGGAGTCCGTTACATTGGTGGATGTTGTGGTTTTGAACCATATCACTTTCGTGTTCTTGCAGAAGAGCTTGCAAAAGAAAGGGGAAAGAAACCCAAAGCATCGGAGAAACACGAAATGTGGGGTGGAGGGCTGCGAATGCATACCAAACCTTGGGTTAGAGCAAG AGCTTGTCGCAGTCACTGGGAGAAGATCAACCCTTCATCTGGACGTTCGTATTCTGCTTCTTTATCAAAACCCCACAATTAA